In Aspergillus luchuensis IFO 4308 DNA, chromosome 1, nearly complete sequence, the following are encoded in one genomic region:
- a CDS encoding PIG-H family GPI synthesis protein (COG:G;~EggNog:ENOG410PQ61;~InterPro:IPR019328;~PFAM:PF10181;~TransMembrane:3 (o32-54i66-82o88-106i);~go_function: GO:0017176 - phosphatidylinositol N-acetylglucosaminyltransferase activity [Evidence IEA]), with protein MPSRLILRRPSPTTVSFTVSNASRRTSTPAKAFFYLQILLRAVIFFCVLLLDAAKFRRTFFMEDGSWIRWTTIWSSALGISVCRIADAYSSAVVVLASAIVFYGVFRKGYTEESLLVIRGLGIQTSTSSQTYLSKASTRFIPTTQIQDIVIHEAFKGFEVRFYLAVIVEGESEVVVVFPKLLPNRQILEEVWRGSRSCLYDSKS; from the exons ATGCCGAGTCGCCTTATTTTACGGCGTCCGTCTCCGACGACCGTCTCCTTCACGGTTTCCAATGCCTCCAGACGCACGAGCACGCCAGCAAAGGCCTTCTTCTACCTACAAATTTTGTTGCGCGCAGTCATCTTTTTCTGTGTGCTCCTCCTGGATGCTGCGAAGTTCCGCCGTACATTTTTTATGGAAGATGGCTCATGGATACGTTGGACAACAATCTGGTCGAGTGCGCTGGGGATATCCGTCTGTCGCATCGCGGATGCGTACAGCTCTGCGGTGGTAGTTTTGGCCAGCGCAATAGTTTTCTACGGTGTTTTCAGGAAGGGATACACAG AAGAGTCGCTCCTGGTTATACGCGGCCTCGGTATTCAGACGTCTACCTCCTCCCAGACCTACCTGTCAAAGGCTTCGACAAGGTTCATACCCACTACACAGATTCAGGATATCGTGATACATGAAGCTTTCAAGGGATTTGAGGTTAGGTTCTACCTTGCAGTAATCGTCGAAGGTGAAAGCGAAGTGGTTGTGGTGTTCCCT AAACTGTTACCAAATCGGCAAATACTAGAGGAGGTCTGGAGGGGTTCGCGGAGCTGTTTGTATGATTCGAAGTCATAA
- a CDS encoding pseudouridine synthase DEG1 (BUSCO:EOG09263UAJ;~COG:J;~EggNog:ENOG410PIEK;~InterPro:IPR020103,IPR020095,IPR001406,IPR020097;~PFAM:PF01416;~go_function: GO:0003723 - RNA binding [Evidence IEA];~go_function: GO:0009982 - pseudouridine synthase activity [Evidence IEA];~go_process: GO:0001522 - pseudouridine synthesis [Evidence IEA];~go_process: GO:0009451 - RNA modification [Evidence IEA]), which yields MRRFQGNLCSFLSRTSAQRTPSTTRRTFQSLSRSHAQVDSQPTSTMSGNMAEHQQVPTNEADYSTWTTSRLVARITELERQLHSRTAEYATPPAKQAEDAAKDAARSASSDGKVNQKEPSSPAAGAEKKKQVKPPKPPKPRREIDPSRYNTRFIALKFAYLGQRYNGLEHANGNATPLPTIEEEMYKALRKTRLIFPTDTTGDEFVESYAPRETKPYYINWDGCEYSKAGRTDRGVSAFGQVIGIRVRSARPKRNEVVQSDENADTTMQNTDEANASADDGWDDVKDELPYVSMLNKVLPEDIRVLAWCPRPPEGFDARFSCGERHYKYFFTQPAFSPTPGASGFVPRDGSGKPPKLREGWLDIEAMRKAAKYFEGTHDFRNFCKLDVTKQIESFYRDIFRADIELLDARTNPLGYVTQPEFQARPASGADESAESSAAPLPTAAQVYVFHLEGSAFLWHQVRHMVNVLFLVGQGLEEPSIVQDLLDVTKNPRKPTYEMASDAPLVLWDCIYPDKKSGSRADSLDWVYAGDVRQIKSHLGKGGGKFGLGGIVEELWSVWRQRKMEEILAGALLDLAVSQGDKSLTIGDGVEPIWERKNRGKKIFVGSNEARTGGYYVPVMQKRKTELVEVQNARWLAAKQRKMENGAKATKMEQ from the coding sequence ATGCGAAGGTTCCAAGGAAACCTTTGTTCTTTCTTGAGTCGCACGTCAGCACAGCGTACACCCTCAACAACGAGGCGCACATTCCAATCCTTGTCCCGCTCGCACGCCCAAGTCGATTCCCAACCTACAAGTACCATGTCCGGGAACATGGCCGAGCACCAACAAGTCCCTACCAACGAAGCCGACTACTCGACATGGACTACGTCGAGACTTGTCGCCCGAATCACTGAACTGGAACGCCAGTTACACTCCCGCACCGCGGAGTATGCTACACCTCCTGCGAAGCAGGCCGAGGACGCGGCCAAAGACGCAGCCAGGAGTGCATCGAGTGATGGGAAAGTGAACCAGAAGGagccttcatctcctgcgGCGGgagcggagaagaagaagcaggtgaagccgccgaagccgccgAAACCGCGCAGGGAGATCGATCCGTCGAGGTATAATACGCGGTTCATCGCGTTGAAGTTCGCCTATCTTGGACAACGGTACAATGGGCTTGAGCATGCGAACGGGAATGCCACGCCGCTACCTAcgattgaggaggagatgtaCAAGGCTTTACGGAAGACCCGGTTGATTTTCCCGACCGATACTACTGGTGATGAGTTCGTGGAGAGCTATGCGCCGAGAGAGACGAAGCCGTACTATATCAattgggatggatgtgaATATTCCAAGGCTGGGCGTACAGATCGAGGAGTTAGTGCCTTTGGGCAGGTAATTGGCATTAGAGTGCGGAGTGCACGGCCGAAGCGCAACGAGGTCGTTCAGTCGGACGAGAATGCCGATACCACCATGCAGAATACGGACGAGGCCAATGCATCGGCCGACGATGGCTGGGATGACGTTAAAGATGAGCTACCCTACGTGAGCATGTTGAACAAGGTGCTTCCTGAAGATATTCGTGTACTGGCATGGTGCCCACGTCCTCCTGAGGGGTTCGATGCCCGCTTTTCTTGCGGGGAACGCCATTACAAGTACTTCTTCACGCAGCCGGCCTTTTCTCCTACGCCGGGTGCTTCGGGCTTTGTGCCGCGAGATGGATCAGGCAAGCCTCCGAAGCTGAGAGAGGGTTGGTTGGACATTGAAGCGATGCGCAAAGCTGCGAAGTATTTCGAAGGTACACACGACTTCCGGAACTTCTGTAAATTGGACGTGACGAAACAGATCGAGTCTTTCTACCGAGACATCTTCCGTGCTGACATTGAGCTTCTCGATGCTCGCACCAATCCCCTGGGCTATGTGACTCAGCCAGAATTCCAGGCTAGACCAGCCTCGGGTGCTGATGAAAGCGCAGAGTCTTCAGCGGCACCTCTGCCAACAGCAGCGCAGGTATATGTCTTCCATCTGGAGGGTTCTGCTTTCCTGTGGCATCAGGTCCGACACATGGTCAATGTCCTTTTCCTTGTCGGTCAGGGGCTCGAGGAACCCTCCATCGTACAGGATCTCCTTGACGTGACTAAGAACCCGCGAAAGCCAACCTATGAGATGGCTTCCGATGCCCCCTTGGTGCTTTGGGACTGCATCTACCCCGATAAGAAGAGCGGCAGCCGTGCTGATAGCTTGGATTGGGTTTATGCGGGCGACGTTCGACAGATCAAGTCTCACCTCGGCAAGGGAGGTGGCAAGTTTGGTCTTGGAGGAATCGTAGAGGAGCTCTGGTCTGTTTGGAGGCAGCgcaagatggaggaaatcTTGGCTGGCGCATTACTAGACTTGGCCGTCAGTCAGGGCGACAAGAGTCTCaccattggtgatggagtcGAGCCAAtctgggagagaaagaaccGGGGTAAGAAAATCTTTGTGGGATCTAATGAAGCCAGAACCGGCGGGTACTATGTGCCAGTCATGCAGAAGCGAAAGACGGAGCTCGTGGAAGTCCAGAATGCGAGGTGGCTAGCGGCAAAGCAGCGCAAGATGGAGAATGGCGCAAAGGCCACCAAAATGGAACAGTAG